In Eucalyptus grandis isolate ANBG69807.140 chromosome 4, ASM1654582v1, whole genome shotgun sequence, the following proteins share a genomic window:
- the LOC104440967 gene encoding GDSL esterase/lipase At5g45960 isoform X2 — protein MKMDRSCNAQRFFWRALVLFLSLPAHQALSSKSTQALNNRASAFLVFGDSTVDPGNNNHLNTVFKSNFPPYGRDFTNRVPTGRFSNGRLVSDFMASYVGVKDDVPAYFAPNLSFEDLKTGVSFASAGSGYDPLTPKISNVLSLPKQLEYFKEYKKRLMSRMGKQSTTDHINNAVFLLSAGTNDFVVNYFTLPIRRRSFTIAAYQQFVLQHLKDLIKLFNFLNSGFVGGRSEKDISGGIGSNGLLANHDHPQLEQRPPAERLHGPILIGGKRLQRTPPDGVGLHAKQLGKSRFQNLLCRYI, from the exons ATGAAGATGGATCGTTCATGCAATGCCCAACGCTTCTTCTGGAGAGCCCTCGTTCTCTTTCTATCCCTACCTGCCCATCAAGCTCTCTCCTCGAAGAGCACTCAGGCCTTGAACAACAGGGCCTCGGCTTTTCTTGTCTTCGGGGACTCCACGGTCGACCCGGGGAACAACAATCACTTGAATACGGTGTTCAAGAGCAATTTCCCGCCTTATGGCAGGGATTTTACCAACCGGGTGCCGACTGGGAGATTCTCGAACGGCCGGCTTGTGAGCGATTTCATGG CATCGTATGTCGGAGTTAAGGACGACGTGCCAGCGTATTTTGCACCAAACCTTAGCTTTGAGGATTTGAAGACTGGTGTGAGCTTTGCCTCTGCTGGTTCTGGATACGACCCTCTGACACCGAAGATTAGT AATGTGTTGTCATTACCAAAGCAACTGGAGTATTTTAAGGAGTACAAGAAGCGGCTCATGTCGAGGATGGGGAAGCAAAGCACAACGGACCACATCAACAATGCCGTCTTCCTCTTGAGCGCTGGCACCAACGATTTCGTCGTCAATTACTTCACCCTCCCCATCCGGCGGCGGAGCTTCACCATCGCCGCGTACCAGCAATTCGTGTTGCAACATTTGAAAGACCTCATTAAG ctttttaatttccttaatTCAGGGTTTGTGGGAGGAAGGAGCGAGAAGGATATTAGTGGCGGGATTGGCTCCAATGGGTTGCTTGCCAATCATGATCACCCTCAACTCGAACAACGCCCTCCTGCAGAGAGGTTGCATGGACCGATTCTCATCGGTGGCAAGAGACTACAACGTACTCCTCCAGATGGAGTTGGCCTCCATGCAAAGCAGCTTGGCAAGTCAAGGTTCCAGAATCTATTATGCAGATACATATAA
- the LOC104440967 gene encoding GDSL esterase/lipase At5g45960 isoform X1 — MKMDRSCNAQRFFWRALVLFLSLPAHQALSSKSTQALNNRASAFLVFGDSTVDPGNNNHLNTVFKSNFPPYGRDFTNRVPTGRFSNGRLVSDFMASYVGVKDDVPAYFAPNLSFEDLKTGVSFASAGSGYDPLTPKISNVLSLPKQLEYFKEYKKRLMSRMGKQSTTDHINNAVFLLSAGTNDFVVNYFTLPIRRRSFTIAAYQQFVLQHLKDLIKGLWEEGARRILVAGLAPMGCLPIMITLNSNNALLQRGCMDRFSSVARDYNVLLQMELASMQSSLASQGSRIYYADTYNLPNDMIQRFPIYGYDEAHKGCCGSGLLETSFLCNPDSYVCPDASKYVFWDSIHPTEKTYYLAFQSLRPVLDALIQD; from the exons ATGAAGATGGATCGTTCATGCAATGCCCAACGCTTCTTCTGGAGAGCCCTCGTTCTCTTTCTATCCCTACCTGCCCATCAAGCTCTCTCCTCGAAGAGCACTCAGGCCTTGAACAACAGGGCCTCGGCTTTTCTTGTCTTCGGGGACTCCACGGTCGACCCGGGGAACAACAATCACTTGAATACGGTGTTCAAGAGCAATTTCCCGCCTTATGGCAGGGATTTTACCAACCGGGTGCCGACTGGGAGATTCTCGAACGGCCGGCTTGTGAGCGATTTCATGG CATCGTATGTCGGAGTTAAGGACGACGTGCCAGCGTATTTTGCACCAAACCTTAGCTTTGAGGATTTGAAGACTGGTGTGAGCTTTGCCTCTGCTGGTTCTGGATACGACCCTCTGACACCGAAGATTAGT AATGTGTTGTCATTACCAAAGCAACTGGAGTATTTTAAGGAGTACAAGAAGCGGCTCATGTCGAGGATGGGGAAGCAAAGCACAACGGACCACATCAACAATGCCGTCTTCCTCTTGAGCGCTGGCACCAACGATTTCGTCGTCAATTACTTCACCCTCCCCATCCGGCGGCGGAGCTTCACCATCGCCGCGTACCAGCAATTCGTGTTGCAACATTTGAAAGACCTCATTAAG GGTTTGTGGGAGGAAGGAGCGAGAAGGATATTAGTGGCGGGATTGGCTCCAATGGGTTGCTTGCCAATCATGATCACCCTCAACTCGAACAACGCCCTCCTGCAGAGAGGTTGCATGGACCGATTCTCATCGGTGGCAAGAGACTACAACGTACTCCTCCAGATGGAGTTGGCCTCCATGCAAAGCAGCTTGGCAAGTCAAGGTTCCAGAATCTATTATGCAGATACATATAACCTTCCGAACGACATGATTCAGAGATTCCCGATTTATG GATATGATGAAGCTCACAAAGGATGCTGTGGGAGTGGGCTACTGGAAACATCGTTCCTGTGCAACCCCGATTCGTATGTGTGCCCAGATGCATCCAAATACGTGTTCTGGGATTCAATACACCCCACAGAGAAGACTTATTATCTGGCCTTTCAGTCGCTTCGCCCTGTCCTTGATGCTCTCATTCAAGACTAG